The Callospermophilus lateralis isolate mCalLat2 chromosome 18, mCalLat2.hap1, whole genome shotgun sequence nucleotide sequence cactcctcttctgcctgctccccacccccacttggACTCCTACTTGTCACACTCTGGACACCAATCACACTGTCTTTTTTCAGTTCAGGCTTATCCAGCCTGTGGGTATTTCTTTACTTTTGTTCCCTCTCTCTGGAATATTTTCCTTCATTGTATCAGCTCCTTACAGGTGCCTATACTGATCATCTCCAGGACCTTTTAAGTATCTTCCCATCCCTATCTGTGCATTTCCTGTATTTGTGTATTATTTGACACATAGTAGACACTCAGTAAATATGCTATACAAAACCTGCTttgggggctagggatatagctcagttgatatgcacaaggacctgggtttaatccccagcactacaaaaggaaaaaaaaaaagtcaaaatctgcttttttaaattatcttaaaAGGTTGAATATTGGTCATTCCACATGGTCCActgaagaaacaaacaaaataatattATTGAGTATCAATGAGTAATTACCAGTACCAGACAATGTTGTAAGTGCTTTTGGTGTATCTCATTTGATCCTTAAAACTTATAGACATCATTATTAACCATAACTTAAAAGTTCTTTTAGAAAGTCTAGACTCAGGTTAAATAATTTGCCCAAGATCACATGGGCAGGGTGTAAATTCTATATCTGCTTGCCATAACTGAAGGTCTTCTCCCTCCCTGCAGACAATGCTGAGCAAGGGTCTGAAGCGCAagcgggaggaggaggaggaggaagaagagaaaaaggaggagaaggagaaggaaaaggaaacccTGGCAGTGGACGCCTGGTGGCTGGATCCTGGCCACCCAGCAGTGGCACAGGCACCCCCAGCTGTGGCCTCCAGCTCCCTCTTTGACCTCTCTGTGATCAAACTTCACCACAGCCTGCGACAGAGTGAACCAGACCTACGGCACCTGGTGCTGGTGGTGAACACCCTGCGGCGTATCCAAGCATCCATGGCACCCACAGTTGCCCTGCCATCTGTGCCCAACCCACCGCCGGCCCCCAGCATGGATGATAACCTGCTGGCCAGCTCTGATGCCGCCCTCTCGGCCTCTGTGGCCAGCCTCCTGGAGGACCTCAGCCACATTGAGGACCTTAACCAGGCTCCACAACCACCAGCAGATGAGGGGCCTCCAGGCCGCCCCATTGGAGGAGCCCCATCCAGTTTGGGTGCCTTGGACCTGCTAGGCCCAGCCACTGGCTGTCTGTTGGACGATGGGCTCGAAGGCCTATTTGAGGACATTGACACCTCCATGTATGACAGTGAACTTTGGGCACCAGCCTCTGAGGGCTTCAAACCTGGCCCTGAGGATGAGCCAGGCAAAGAGGAGGCTCCAGCGCTGGATGAGGCTGAGCTGGACTACCTCATGGACGTGCTGGTGGGCACACAGGCGTTGGAGCGGCCGCCGGGGCCAGGGCGTTGACCCCCAGGACTGGGATGGTTGTCTGGCACCTGAATCGAGCCTGATGGCTGGACCAACCCCCCTTGGAAAGACATAGCTGGCTCCTTAGCACAGACAAGGGGACTTGGGCCACTTTGGAGAGAATGAATCCAGTCCTGGGCACATTACATGTGTcctcttttgttgaggctggcggaAGAGGACTGACCCCTAGTGATGGAATGACAGGGCCTGGTGGCTGGAGTGTGATTGGGTCAGGCCCCATGCTGGACTGAATCCTGTGGGGTCACAGTCTGGGCTATTCCTTCCCTAATATGGGAGGAGATAGCAACtcattttttgaaattaaaaccAGGCCCTAGGAAGTCTCCAGTCTGTGTGTTTCTTTAACTCTTCTAAGCACTTGACATGTTAACTTAATCCTATAGCAACCCCACAAGATAGGGATTCTTATTATGATCCCCATTCCACAGGTGAGAAAACCAAGGCTCTGGGAGGTCATCATGGGGGAGGTGGGTTTCACATCATGAACTTTACTACTGAATTGAGCCCAAAAGCAGGCTAACTAGTTTGGCAACTGGCCAAACTCCCCAGAACATACTCGGTTGGTTTGCATTTTGCCTGTGTGTGCAGAAGCCCCAGGCCACTTTAAAAAATGAACCTAGTCCTTCCTTGTGTACCTTgaggggagagggggaggaggTCCCCAGAGTGGCCCAGAATTGAAAACAACCAAAGCTGGAGGCTGGACAGAGCTGCTTCTGAGAGCAATGACAGTTCTCCAGGAACCTGGTGAAAGAAGGGGAGGTGCccgccagattttcaaaataaaacccACTCCGCGTCTCTCTTTGGGGAAAGGACAGGGCACTTTAGAGGCCTCCAAAATAAAGTCCCCGAGTTTGGTGGCTGGAGCGAAGGGAGGGCCCTCAGGGGCAGGCAGTTAGTTGGCTCTCCTTG carries:
- the Sertad1 gene encoding SERTA domain-containing protein 1, yielding MLSKGLKRKREEEEEEEEKKEEKEKEKETLAVDAWWLDPGHPAVAQAPPAVASSSLFDLSVIKLHHSLRQSEPDLRHLVLVVNTLRRIQASMAPTVALPSVPNPPPAPSMDDNLLASSDAALSASVASLLEDLSHIEDLNQAPQPPADEGPPGRPIGGAPSSLGALDLLGPATGCLLDDGLEGLFEDIDTSMYDSELWAPASEGFKPGPEDEPGKEEAPALDEAELDYLMDVLVGTQALERPPGPGR